CAAAATATGTGACCTATGCTtgcgttttatttatttatttttttaaacttctactaatttaattaaatttaattaaaaaatatttatacatatagcattactattttaaaatttaaatttggataaatattagttaaaaataataaattttattagtaagtattctataatttttttgttcGCAGAAAATGAAGTAACAAATTACAAGGTAAAACATCAATTTTTTCTCACCATAACTAAGGATGTATTATATATTATACAGCATTAGGTGGCATTCATGATGTCATCATTAGGCTAATTTTGATCATTTTGTGTATGACGGCAtaccaatataaaatataaaacacaGATGGTGTAATAAACAAGCTGCTAACTGATATGTATTTAGTCTTATATTATTGACTAATAATAAACCTAATCAGGTCATGTGAGGTGAACAATTGACAAATTCGTGTTACGCAACACAATTTTTTTTCCCCTAAAcaccaaaataataataagaaaaggtGAATCAAGAAGCAACTTTCAACTTTGACATGGAGGCAATTTAAGGAAACCTTATATTAACACATTTTCTGATTTTTCTGCTTACAGAGAGACTCTTAGATTCCCACTGCAAATGGAAGGCTTTACAATAATGATTCTGTTCTTTCTGATGAACTATATGGTGGTGGCTTCAACTGCAAGGGACACTATAGATTCACTGCAATCTATCAGTGATGGTGAGATAATAGTTTCTTCTGATGAAATCTTTGCATTGGGATTCTTCAGCCCTGGAACTTCCAAGAACCGTTACGTCGGAATCTGGTTTAACAAAGATCCATCCAAGACAGTAGTTTGGGTTGCAAACAGAGAAAAACCCCTCACTGACTCGTCAGGAATTCTGAAGCTCAACAACACTGGAACTCTAGTCCTTCTTGATCGTAACAATAGTGTTATTTGGTCCTCCAACGCAACAAGATCCGTCATGAATCCAATTGGAAAGCTTTTGAATTCAGGAAATCTTGTTGTGCAAGAAAGAAGTAAtaatggtgctagcaaagaagaTTTTGTATGGCAAAGTTTTGATTATCCATCCGACACGCTCTTGCCTGGACAGAAGTTAGGAACAAATCTAAAAACAGGACAGAATTGGTATCTAACGTCTTGGAACAGCTCGGACGATCCATTTCCAGGTAGATATACTTTAGAATTCGATATCAACGGATATCCTCAATTAGTCCTTAAAGATGGAGGATCTAAAAGATGGCGTGCCGGATCATGGAATGGAGTTCAATTCAGTGGAACGCCACAAGTGAAAGAAAACTCAGGCTTTAGATATAAATATGTTTCTAACGAGGAAGAGATATATTTTATGTATGAACTTATCAACAATTCAAACCCTCATAAGGTGGTTCTAACGCCGGAGGGAATCAACCAGAGAAGCCAGTGGAATCCGGACACATCGAGTTGGACCGACTTGGCAAGGCTACCCGCTGATGATTGTGACTACTATGAAACATGTGGAGCTTATTCTAGTTGTAATGTTAACAACTATCCAATGTGTAGTTGTTTGGATGGATTTGTGCAAGATAATAATAAGAAGGAGCAAGGTTTATCAGATGGTTGTGTAAGAAGAACATCATTGGATTGTTATGGAGATGGGTTTCTGAAGTATTCAGGGCTGAAATTGCCAGATACAGAAAGATCATGGTATAGTAGAAATATCAGCATTGAATATTGTAAGATGATGTGCTTGAAGAATTGTTCATGTGTGGCTTATGCAGCTCTGGATATAAGTGAAGGCGCAAGTGGTTGTTTGATGTGGTTTGGTAATTTAAATGATATTAAAGCTCTGACTCCATATTCTCTTGAAGATATTTACATAAGGATGGCTGCTACAGAACTAGGTATAAatactttctaatttttttaattaattaattgtatatttttgtttaacgggagtatttttcttcttatagaagCTATGC
This region of Arachis hypogaea cultivar Tifrunner chromosome 8, arahy.Tifrunner.gnm2.J5K5, whole genome shotgun sequence genomic DNA includes:
- the LOC112707309 gene encoding G-type lectin S-receptor-like serine/threonine-protein kinase At4g27290, with the protein product MEGFTIMILFFLMNYMVVASTARDTIDSLQSISDGEIIVSSDEIFALGFFSPGTSKNRYVGIWFNKDPSKTVVWVANREKPLTDSSGILKLNNTGTLVLLDRNNSVIWSSNATRSVMNPIGKLLNSGNLVVQERSNNGASKEDFVWQSFDYPSDTLLPGQKLGTNLKTGQNWYLTSWNSSDDPFPGRYTLEFDINGYPQLVLKDGGSKRWRAGSWNGVQFSGTPQVKENSGFRYKYVSNEEEIYFMYELINNSNPHKVVLTPEGINQRSQWNPDTSSWTDLARLPADDCDYYETCGAYSSCNVNNYPMCSCLDGFVQDNNKKEQGLSDGCVRRTSLDCYGDGFLKYSGLKLPDTERSWYSRNISIEYCKMMCLKNCSCVAYAALDISEGASGCLMWFGNLNDIKALTPYSLEDIYIRMAATELEAMQENESHKSNIRKKKTIIIVCALSFSVLIICLAFIVFRWKIRRKGVMNDYEEDLQLSLFDMSTISSATNNFSADNILGKGGFGSVYKGVLKDGKEIAVKRLLQNSSQGIQEFKNEVMHIAKLQHRNLVKLLGCCIYAEERLLVYEFMPNKSLDYFIFDEKKSMLLDWTRRFDIINGIARGLLYLHQDSRHRIVHRDLKAANVLLDGEMNPKISDFGLARSFGGNETKANTRHVVGTYGYLSPEYIIDGVYSIKSDVFSFGVLVLEIVSGSRNRGFIHQDHHFNLLGHAWKLFMEDKGYEIIYAPIRDASNLSSMLRSIHVGLLCVQKSPDERPNMSYVVQMLSSESTLPPPKMPGFFTEREMADEGSSPSNNRTYSINDVTDSILEAR